Proteins from a genomic interval of Gossypium hirsutum isolate 1008001.06 chromosome A09, Gossypium_hirsutum_v2.1, whole genome shotgun sequence:
- the LOC107889003 gene encoding E3 ubiquitin-protein ligase AIRP2 isoform X3: MYIGSMRKSFKDSLKVLEADIQHANTLASDFPREYDGECLQMRMSYSPAAHLFLFLVQWTDCHLAGALGLLRILIYKVYVDGTTTMSTHERKASIREFYAVIYPSLLQLQRGVTDTEDKKQKAVCMERYRRNEDEEYRQLIDVDVEREEECGICMELNGKIVLPNCSHAMCLKCYRE, encoded by the exons ATGTATATAGGTTCCATGCGAAAGTCTTTCAAGGACTCTCTTAAAGTACTTGAAGCTGATATTCAACATGCCAATACTCT GGCTTCTGATTTTCCAAGGGAATATGACGGTGAATGCCTTCAAATGAGAATGTCATACAGTCCGGCTGCACACCTCTTCCTATTCTTGGTGCAGTGGACTGACTGTCACCTTGCAGGTGCACTCGGGCTGTTAAGAATCTTAATTTACAAG GTTTATGTTGATGGTACTACCACCATGTCTACACATGAAAGGAAAGCAAGCATAAGGGAGTTCTATG CTGTTATCTATCCCtctttactgcaacttcagaggggTGTCACTGATACCGAAGATAAAAAACAGAAAGCAGTGTGCATGGAAAGGTACCGAAGAAATGAAGACGAGGAGTATAGACAGCTTATTGATGTTGATGTTGAAAGAGAAGAAGAATGTGGAATATGCATGGAGTTGAATGGTAAAATTGTGCTACCGAACTGCAGTCATGCCATGTGCTTGAAATGTTACCGTGAATG A
- the LOC107889003 gene encoding E3 ubiquitin-protein ligase AIRP2 isoform X2, protein MYIGSMRKSFKDSLKVLEADIQHANTLASDFPREYDGECLQMRMSYSPAAHLFLFLVQWTDCHLAGALGLLRILIYKVYVDGTTTMSTHERKASIREFYAVIYPSLLQLQRGVTDTEDKKQKAVCMERYRRNEDEEYRQLIDVDVEREEECGICMELNGKIVLPNCSHAMCLKCYREWRTRSQSCPFCRDSLKRVNSGDLWVFTDSRNIIDMATVTRENLRRLFLYIDKLPLIVPDTIFDTYDSHLR, encoded by the exons ATGTATATAGGTTCCATGCGAAAGTCTTTCAAGGACTCTCTTAAAGTACTTGAAGCTGATATTCAACATGCCAATACTCT GGCTTCTGATTTTCCAAGGGAATATGACGGTGAATGCCTTCAAATGAGAATGTCATACAGTCCGGCTGCACACCTCTTCCTATTCTTGGTGCAGTGGACTGACTGTCACCTTGCAGGTGCACTCGGGCTGTTAAGAATCTTAATTTACAAG GTTTATGTTGATGGTACTACCACCATGTCTACACATGAAAGGAAAGCAAGCATAAGGGAGTTCTATG CTGTTATCTATCCCtctttactgcaacttcagaggggTGTCACTGATACCGAAGATAAAAAACAGAAAGCAGTGTGCATGGAAAGGTACCGAAGAAATGAAGACGAGGAGTATAGACAGCTTATTGATGTTGATGTTGAAAGAGAAGAAGAATGTGGAATATGCATGGAGTTGAATGGTAAAATTGTGCTACCGAACTGCAGTCATGCCATGTGCTTGAAATGTTACCGTGAATG GCGGACTAGATCACAGTCATGCCCTTTCTGTCGTGACAGTCTAAAGAGAGTAAACTCCGGGGATCTCTGGGTATTTACCGACAGCCGGAATATAATTGACATGGCCACCGTGACAAGGGAGAACCTTAGAAGGCTTTTCCTGTATATAGATAAGTTGCCACTAATTGTCCCTGATACCATTTTTGATACTTACGATTCCCACCTAAGGTGA
- the LOC107889003 gene encoding E3 ubiquitin-protein ligase AIRP2 isoform X1: MYIGSMRKSFKDSLKVLEADIQHANTLCRASDFPREYDGECLQMRMSYSPAAHLFLFLVQWTDCHLAGALGLLRILIYKVYVDGTTTMSTHERKASIREFYAVIYPSLLQLQRGVTDTEDKKQKAVCMERYRRNEDEEYRQLIDVDVEREEECGICMELNGKIVLPNCSHAMCLKCYREWRTRSQSCPFCRDSLKRVNSGDLWVFTDSRNIIDMATVTRENLRRLFLYIDKLPLIVPDTIFDTYDSHLR, from the exons ATGTATATAGGTTCCATGCGAAAGTCTTTCAAGGACTCTCTTAAAGTACTTGAAGCTGATATTCAACATGCCAATACTCT GTGCAGGGCTTCTGATTTTCCAAGGGAATATGACGGTGAATGCCTTCAAATGAGAATGTCATACAGTCCGGCTGCACACCTCTTCCTATTCTTGGTGCAGTGGACTGACTGTCACCTTGCAGGTGCACTCGGGCTGTTAAGAATCTTAATTTACAAG GTTTATGTTGATGGTACTACCACCATGTCTACACATGAAAGGAAAGCAAGCATAAGGGAGTTCTATG CTGTTATCTATCCCtctttactgcaacttcagaggggTGTCACTGATACCGAAGATAAAAAACAGAAAGCAGTGTGCATGGAAAGGTACCGAAGAAATGAAGACGAGGAGTATAGACAGCTTATTGATGTTGATGTTGAAAGAGAAGAAGAATGTGGAATATGCATGGAGTTGAATGGTAAAATTGTGCTACCGAACTGCAGTCATGCCATGTGCTTGAAATGTTACCGTGAATG GCGGACTAGATCACAGTCATGCCCTTTCTGTCGTGACAGTCTAAAGAGAGTAAACTCCGGGGATCTCTGGGTATTTACCGACAGCCGGAATATAATTGACATGGCCACCGTGACAAGGGAGAACCTTAGAAGGCTTTTCCTGTATATAGATAAGTTGCCACTAATTGTCCCTGATACCATTTTTGATACTTACGATTCCCACCTAAGGTGA
- the LOC107889004 gene encoding putative nuclear RNA export factor SDE5 isoform X2 — translation MEVSSLNGLQNDEEEALNSLLDAFGSLVSLNDIASAYCEAGRNPGLAGLILCEMLGILPLVATDQSNNEVKNNETSGSSYVKSSQNNSQASEVFTADQPVSAATDECSGKRKKDEPMESSCCNSFQRSCQENGGLRSPKQKARPVSGGTVSSMLGKGYMKSVPLANGSYPGTKPMKVDSKEMPMSLFWGEELEPSSQNEDRMHKDMEDFLFKMLGEGLRLERDVIREVLNSCGYNMQKSMKKLLDWSAVSLDKEKKPLGESSERTNNIHLRTSRPPQENMNIVLNAEVAERQQKDRNDLQKEVLAALFDASERSEELPERSEELPERSKELPRRSKRPARRPIALGEIVERPLIDVTAEPKVDRVCSQKDKKEDEDEEDSFQVLRRAVKEYRGTMKEYYKAAVDAFAKGDQDEANKLLEQLNDTSEGLWCGRDNFFKKRLAKPMKNPIKRFSKLGTLRRTMKCCSSCTIMAQGRQSSF, via the exons ATGGAGGTTTCTAGCTTAAATGGATTGCAAAATGATGAGGAGGAGGCATTGAACAGTTTGCTTGATGCTTTCGGATCCCTTGTTTCTCTTAATGACATCGCTTCTGCTTACTGTGAGGCCGGCCGGAATCCGGGTTTGGCTGGTTTAATTCTATGTGAAATGCTGGGGATCCTTCCTTTAGTTGCCACTGATCAATCTAACAATGAGGTGAAAAACAATGAAACTTCGGGATCAAGTTATGTTAAAAGTTCACAAAATAATTCACAAGCAAGTGAGGTTTTTACGGCAGATCAACCGGTTTCAGCCGCTACTGATGAATGTAGTGGCAAGAGGAAAAAGGATGAACCCATGGAATCATCTTGTTGTAATAGTTTTCAACGTTCTTGTCAAGAAAATGGGGGTTTAAGATCTCCGAAGCAAAAGGCGAGACCGGTTTCAGGAGGCACTGTTTCGAGCATGCTAGGAAAGGGGTATATGAAATCTGTCCCTTTGGCTAATGGTTCGTATCCAGGAACCAAACCTATGAAAGTGGACTCAAAGGAGATGCCAATGTCTCTGTTTTGGGGTGAAGAACTCGAACCCAGTAGTCAGAACGAGGACCGTATGCACAAGGATATGGAAGATTTTCTTTTCAAGATGCTAGGAGAGGGACTTCGATTGGAAAGGGACGTGATTCGAGAAGTTCTCA ATAGCTGTGGATACAACATGCAAAAG AGCATGAAGAAGCTTCTTGACTGGTCAGCCGTGAGTTTGGACAAAGAGAAAAAACCTCTTGGGGAGTCCAGTGAAAGG ACTAACAATATACATCTAAGGACCAGTAGACCTCCACAAGAAAA CATGAACATAGTCTTGAATGCAGAGGTAGCAGAAAGACAACAGAAGGACAGAAATGATCTCCAAAAGGAAGTCTTGGCTGCTCTGTTCGATGCTTCTGAGAGATCTGAGGAATTGCCTGAGAGATCCGAGGAATTGCCTGAGAGATCCAAGGAATTGCCAAGGAGATCAAAGAGGCCAGCAAGAAGGCCTATTGCATTAGGAGAAATCGTGGAAAGGCCTCTAATTGATGTTACTGCTGAGCCAAAGGTTGATAGAGTTTGCTcacaaaaagataaaaaagaag atgaagatgaagaagataGTTTCCAGGTTCTTCGAAGAGCCGTGAAGGAATATAGGGGCACAATGAAGGAATACTATAAAGCT GCTGTTGATGCTTTTGCTAAGGGGGATCAAGATGAAGCAAACAAACTTCTCGAACAG TTAAATGACACCAGTGAAGGACTTTGGTGCGGCAGGGACAATTTTTTCAAGAAAAGGCTCGCCAAGCCGATGAAGAATCCAATCAAAAGATTTTCGAAACTCG GAACACTGAGACGGACGATGAAATGTTGCTCGAGTTGCACAATCATGGCACAAGGGAGGCAATCCAGCTTTTGA
- the LOC107889004 gene encoding putative nuclear RNA export factor SDE5 isoform X1 gives MEVSSLNGLQNDEEEALNSLLDAFGSLVSLNDIASAYCEAGRNPGLAGLILCEMLGILPLVATDQSNNEVKNNETSGSSYVKSSQNNSQASEVFTADQPVSAATDECSGKRKKDEPMESSCCNSFQRSCQENGGLRSPKQKARPVSGGTVSSMLGKGYMKSVPLANGSYPGTKPMKVDSKEMPMSLFWGEELEPSSQNEDRMHKDMEDFLFKMLGEGLRLERDVIREVLNSCGYNMQKSMKKLLDWSAVSLDKEKKPLGESSERTNNIHLRTSRPPQENMNIVLNAEVAERQQKDRNDLQKEVLAALFDASERSEELPERSEELPERSKELPRRSKRPARRPIALGEIVERPLIDVTAEPKVDRVCSQKDKKEDEDEEDSFQVLRRAVKEYRGTMKEYYKAAVDAFAKGDQDEANKLLEQGQFFQEKARQADEESNQKIFETRNTETDDEMLLELHNHGTREAIQLLKCHLSSLAGIPSFKYLKVIINTDKEDSSKGTCRRLVMKLLQKESISWSEGETSGIILIQLDNINPKRLSFAKN, from the exons ATGGAGGTTTCTAGCTTAAATGGATTGCAAAATGATGAGGAGGAGGCATTGAACAGTTTGCTTGATGCTTTCGGATCCCTTGTTTCTCTTAATGACATCGCTTCTGCTTACTGTGAGGCCGGCCGGAATCCGGGTTTGGCTGGTTTAATTCTATGTGAAATGCTGGGGATCCTTCCTTTAGTTGCCACTGATCAATCTAACAATGAGGTGAAAAACAATGAAACTTCGGGATCAAGTTATGTTAAAAGTTCACAAAATAATTCACAAGCAAGTGAGGTTTTTACGGCAGATCAACCGGTTTCAGCCGCTACTGATGAATGTAGTGGCAAGAGGAAAAAGGATGAACCCATGGAATCATCTTGTTGTAATAGTTTTCAACGTTCTTGTCAAGAAAATGGGGGTTTAAGATCTCCGAAGCAAAAGGCGAGACCGGTTTCAGGAGGCACTGTTTCGAGCATGCTAGGAAAGGGGTATATGAAATCTGTCCCTTTGGCTAATGGTTCGTATCCAGGAACCAAACCTATGAAAGTGGACTCAAAGGAGATGCCAATGTCTCTGTTTTGGGGTGAAGAACTCGAACCCAGTAGTCAGAACGAGGACCGTATGCACAAGGATATGGAAGATTTTCTTTTCAAGATGCTAGGAGAGGGACTTCGATTGGAAAGGGACGTGATTCGAGAAGTTCTCA ATAGCTGTGGATACAACATGCAAAAG AGCATGAAGAAGCTTCTTGACTGGTCAGCCGTGAGTTTGGACAAAGAGAAAAAACCTCTTGGGGAGTCCAGTGAAAGG ACTAACAATATACATCTAAGGACCAGTAGACCTCCACAAGAAAA CATGAACATAGTCTTGAATGCAGAGGTAGCAGAAAGACAACAGAAGGACAGAAATGATCTCCAAAAGGAAGTCTTGGCTGCTCTGTTCGATGCTTCTGAGAGATCTGAGGAATTGCCTGAGAGATCCGAGGAATTGCCTGAGAGATCCAAGGAATTGCCAAGGAGATCAAAGAGGCCAGCAAGAAGGCCTATTGCATTAGGAGAAATCGTGGAAAGGCCTCTAATTGATGTTACTGCTGAGCCAAAGGTTGATAGAGTTTGCTcacaaaaagataaaaaagaag atgaagatgaagaagataGTTTCCAGGTTCTTCGAAGAGCCGTGAAGGAATATAGGGGCACAATGAAGGAATACTATAAAGCT GCTGTTGATGCTTTTGCTAAGGGGGATCAAGATGAAGCAAACAAACTTCTCGAACAG GGACAATTTTTTCAAGAAAAGGCTCGCCAAGCCGATGAAGAATCCAATCAAAAGATTTTCGAAACTCG GAACACTGAGACGGACGATGAAATGTTGCTCGAGTTGCACAATCATGGCACAAGGGAGGCAATCCAGCTTTTGAAGTGTCACTTATCTTCACTAGCCGGCATCCCAT CCTTCAAGTACCTAAAGGTCATTATCAATACCGACAAAGAAGACTCCTCAAAAGGCACTTGTAGACGATTG GTGATGAAGCTATTGCAGAAGGAATCAATCAGTTGGAGTGAAGGAGAAACTTCAGGGATAATATTGATTCAATTGGATAATATCAACCCCAAAAGATTGAGTTTTGCTAAAAACTAG